The Acidobacteriota bacterium genome contains a region encoding:
- a CDS encoding DUF3347 domain-containing protein, translating into MDSLLHSKAAALFLLMSMLVASATFAADGESTAFDQVAEHYESVRLALTNDSTDGISEHGKKIAAILEELSSEWSSAAAGVRADMAEDVRDLLPELSEAATALSAATTLDAARDAFYDLSKPLVRWRKAAVGDKLVVAYCPMAKRSWLQPEGELGNPYYGQSMLRCGEVVDA; encoded by the coding sequence ATGGATTCCCTCCTTCACAGCAAAGCTGCCGCCTTGTTTCTACTGATGTCGATGCTCGTCGCATCAGCAACCTTCGCCGCCGATGGCGAATCGACTGCCTTCGACCAGGTGGCCGAACACTACGAGTCCGTTCGCCTGGCGCTCACCAACGACAGTACGGACGGCATTTCGGAGCACGGGAAGAAAATCGCGGCCATCCTCGAAGAGCTTTCGAGCGAGTGGTCTTCTGCAGCGGCGGGCGTCCGAGCCGACATGGCCGAGGATGTCCGCGATCTGCTTCCTGAGCTGAGCGAGGCGGCGACCGCGCTCTCTGCCGCCACGACCCTCGACGCCGCTCGGGATGCCTTCTACGACCTGTCGAAGCCGCTCGTCCGCTGGCGCAAGGCGGCAGTAGGCGACAAGCTCGTCGTTGCCTACTGCCCGATGGCCAAGCGTTCTTGGCTCCAGCCCGAGGGTGAGCTCGGCAATCCCTACTACGGCCAATCGATGCTGCGCTGCGGCGAGGTCGTCGACGCCTGA
- a CDS encoding DUF2231 domain-containing protein, which yields MLDYLIDATALPNLHPAVVHFPIACLPLALAFDGVGLFLRRQRWLAQAATALYVVGALSAWLALWAGERAADGLVGVPAAVQPRIGEHSDWAHYAWYALIAVAAVRLVIELRSGLKDHRGARLGALLLGLVALGVLGKAADLGGALVYEHGLAVKQAEPVASEISDAEVDDGTPSPTGDSARDRLVIADDGSLAWRPAPEDSEALGAVLAAAPGSDLGSVRAQESNGDGLLFTVDRPATLLLPGTFGDVQVEAEIELLDFEGSIGLVHHYRDAAERGAFAISTEGEAILDDLRQGDRTVLDQQAFEAPTGPVVLAVSASGKHLKGLVDGKTVTHGHIAPAPEGSCGLLLAGTGTLRLLRMSVEPLEPH from the coding sequence ATGCTCGACTACCTTATCGACGCCACCGCGTTGCCCAACCTGCATCCCGCGGTGGTGCATTTCCCGATCGCCTGCCTGCCGCTGGCTCTGGCCTTCGACGGCGTGGGCTTGTTCCTTCGCCGGCAACGTTGGCTGGCTCAAGCGGCCACCGCGCTCTACGTCGTCGGAGCGCTCAGCGCCTGGCTAGCCCTCTGGGCCGGTGAACGGGCCGCCGACGGCCTGGTCGGTGTCCCGGCCGCGGTCCAGCCGCGAATCGGCGAGCATAGCGACTGGGCCCACTACGCCTGGTACGCGCTGATCGCGGTCGCCGCGGTTCGCCTGGTCATCGAGTTGCGGTCCGGGCTGAAAGACCATCGCGGCGCAAGACTCGGGGCGCTGCTCCTGGGGCTTGTGGCTCTCGGAGTGCTTGGCAAGGCCGCAGATCTCGGCGGCGCGTTGGTCTACGAGCACGGGCTGGCGGTGAAGCAGGCCGAGCCGGTCGCCTCCGAGATATCGGACGCGGAGGTCGACGACGGAACGCCGTCACCGACCGGCGATTCAGCACGGGATCGGCTCGTCATCGCCGATGACGGCTCGCTCGCCTGGCGCCCCGCGCCGGAAGACAGCGAGGCTCTAGGGGCCGTGTTGGCCGCGGCGCCAGGCTCGGACCTCGGTTCAGTGCGCGCTCAAGAGTCAAATGGCGATGGCTTGCTGTTCACGGTCGACCGCCCGGCGACTTTGCTGCTTCCAGGCACCTTCGGTGACGTCCAGGTCGAGGCCGAGATCGAGCTGCTCGATTTCGAGGGCTCGATCGGCCTGGTGCATCACTATCGAGACGCAGCCGAACGGGGAGCCTTTGCAATCTCGACGGAAGGAGAGGCGATTCTCGACGATCTCCGTCAAGGAGATCGGACCGTGCTCGATCAGCAGGCATTCGAGGCCCCGACTGGCCCCGTCGTGCTGGCTGTCTCAGCCTCGGGCAAGCATCTCAAAGGGCTTGTCGACGGCAAGACCGTGACGCACGGCCACATCGCTCCCGCCCCGGAAGGCTCTTGCGGACTTCTGCTCGCAGGAACCGGCACCCTGCGCCTTCTCCGCATGAGCGTGGAGCCTCTGGAACCGCACTGA
- a CDS encoding nuclear transport factor 2 family protein: protein MRKICIFFILLTSTAIATAQGQTAEQDQTTPPAPVDVARSYFEAMDRKDLAAAEALFAKSSSIFETGGNEGDWPHYRDHHIGAELDAFVRFETSLGDPETEASSDGTMAFVAWPIEYRIELNDGRKIDSRGTVTFVLVRERGTLRIRHLHWSSRRK, encoded by the coding sequence ATGCGCAAGATCTGCATATTTTTCATACTCCTCACCAGCACCGCGATCGCCACTGCCCAGGGCCAGACAGCAGAGCAGGACCAGACAACGCCGCCAGCACCGGTCGACGTGGCACGGAGCTATTTTGAGGCCATGGACCGCAAGGATCTCGCGGCTGCCGAGGCCCTTTTCGCCAAGTCGTCGTCGATTTTCGAAACCGGCGGCAACGAAGGTGATTGGCCGCACTACCGCGACCACCACATCGGCGCCGAGCTCGACGCCTTCGTCCGATTCGAGACGAGCTTGGGAGATCCGGAGACCGAAGCCAGTTCCGACGGCACGATGGCCTTCGTCGCCTGGCCCATCGAGTACCGCATCGAATTGAATGACGGGCGCAAGATCGACAGCCGCGGCACCGTCACCTTTGTGCTGGTTCGGGAGCGAGGCACACTTCGAATCCGACACCTGCACTGGTCGTCGAGGAGGAAGTGA
- a CDS encoding multicopper oxidase domain-containing protein — protein sequence MTLIPRSTLFFHSASLTIAFLLTSSLPALGSEIREYELAIAQQEVNVTGRTALAMTINGGIPGPTLRFTEGETARILVHNRMDVETSIHWHGLLVPPGMDGVPNLSFPPIAPGTTFTYEFPIRQSGTYWYHSHTSLQEQRGVYGSIVITPREGEVDPSDRDHVILLSDWTDTDPHKVLRTLRRGSEWYAVERGTGQSILGAARADKLGDYFSRELQRMPAMDIADVAYARFLANGETESGLTAKAGDTVRLRLIDGSATTFFHVEFAGGPMTVISADGIDVEPFEIDRLLIGVAETYDVLVKIPATGAYELRATAHDASGYASVWLGEGEKQSAPSVPYPNLYQNMGGLNAKRVFALTPAGTMGMPGPEVEAGKFDTPGMNMADGSMDHSAMGHGSMDQSGSMDHSATGHGSMDRGGGMDQTNMDHGMDQGGDIDHGGIDHGEMTHGSSDRGGKGYGSSFGWLTTDLSARGAMVPDGMSQERPWPPYDRLRARAKTAFDPNKPVREIRLTLDGDMERYVWFLNGKALSEDDDIEIKEGEIARFIMINRTMMHHPMHLHGHFFRVVNGQGDYAPLKHTVDVEPMSTTVIEFDANEVGDWFFHCHLLYHMKSGMARVVSYQAFVPPPEVQAVRPELYEEHWYQWGEAELMSHMSLGSLVAADTRNILTAEWEIGWQDVDGTEGELTLTWDRYMNRFLRVFIGLDVEGDEDDIDDPRGVAGLRYLLPFNLESSLWIDSDGEARLGLERTFHLTPRLALMLEAEYDTLEDWEGFARASYMLNQRIDVLAQWHSDYGFGTGLAVRF from the coding sequence GTGACGCTGATCCCCAGGTCCACCCTCTTCTTCCACTCGGCGAGCTTGACAATCGCTTTTCTACTCACATCCAGCTTGCCCGCTCTTGGCTCCGAAATCCGAGAGTATGAGCTGGCGATCGCCCAGCAAGAGGTCAACGTGACCGGTCGCACCGCGCTGGCGATGACCATCAACGGTGGGATTCCCGGTCCGACGCTCCGCTTCACCGAGGGCGAGACCGCGCGGATCCTCGTGCACAACCGGATGGACGTGGAAACGTCGATTCACTGGCACGGCCTCTTGGTTCCTCCGGGCATGGACGGCGTGCCGAATCTCTCTTTCCCTCCGATCGCGCCCGGGACAACCTTCACCTACGAATTTCCCATTCGCCAGAGCGGCACGTACTGGTACCACTCGCATACCAGCCTGCAAGAGCAGCGCGGCGTCTACGGTTCGATCGTGATCACGCCGCGGGAAGGCGAGGTCGATCCCTCCGATCGCGACCACGTTATCCTGCTCTCGGACTGGACCGACACCGACCCGCACAAGGTGCTCCGAACCCTGCGCCGCGGCAGTGAATGGTACGCCGTCGAGCGTGGCACGGGTCAGAGCATTCTCGGCGCTGCACGAGCTGACAAACTAGGCGACTACTTCTCTCGCGAGCTGCAGCGCATGCCGGCGATGGACATCGCTGACGTTGCCTACGCTCGCTTCTTGGCCAACGGCGAAACCGAGTCGGGCCTCACGGCCAAGGCCGGCGATACCGTCAGGCTGCGGCTAATCGACGGCTCAGCCACGACGTTCTTCCACGTTGAGTTCGCCGGTGGCCCGATGACCGTGATCAGCGCCGACGGCATCGATGTCGAACCGTTCGAGATCGATCGCTTGCTGATCGGCGTCGCCGAGACCTACGACGTCCTGGTGAAAATTCCCGCGACAGGCGCCTACGAGTTACGCGCCACCGCTCATGATGCCTCCGGTTACGCCAGCGTGTGGCTTGGCGAGGGTGAGAAGCAAAGCGCGCCGTCCGTGCCTTATCCCAATCTCTATCAGAACATGGGCGGCTTGAACGCCAAACGCGTTTTCGCCCTGACCCCGGCGGGAACCATGGGCATGCCAGGACCGGAAGTGGAAGCCGGCAAGTTCGATACGCCGGGCATGAATATGGCAGACGGCAGTATGGATCACAGCGCCATGGGCCACGGCAGTATGGACCAGAGCGGCAGCATGGATCACAGCGCCACGGGCCACGGCAGCATGGACCGAGGCGGCGGAATGGACCAGACCAACATGGACCACGGCATGGACCAGGGCGGCGACATCGACCACGGTGGCATCGACCACGGCGAGATGACTCACGGCAGCTCGGACAGAGGTGGCAAGGGCTATGGCAGCTCTTTCGGCTGGCTAACGACCGATCTCTCGGCGCGTGGAGCCATGGTTCCCGACGGCATGAGCCAGGAGCGGCCATGGCCGCCCTACGATCGCTTGCGCGCGAGGGCGAAGACCGCGTTCGATCCCAACAAGCCGGTCCGCGAGATCCGTCTGACGCTGGATGGCGACATGGAGCGCTATGTCTGGTTTCTCAACGGCAAGGCCCTCTCCGAGGACGACGACATCGAAATCAAGGAGGGCGAGATCGCTCGATTCATCATGATCAACCGCACCATGATGCATCACCCCATGCACCTTCACGGTCATTTCTTCCGGGTGGTGAACGGCCAAGGAGACTACGCACCGCTCAAACACACCGTCGACGTCGAGCCCATGTCGACGACCGTCATTGAATTCGATGCCAACGAGGTCGGCGACTGGTTCTTCCACTGCCACTTGCTCTACCACATGAAAAGCGGCATGGCGCGAGTCGTTTCTTATCAGGCCTTTGTGCCTCCGCCGGAGGTCCAAGCCGTAAGACCCGAGCTCTACGAAGAACACTGGTATCAGTGGGGTGAAGCCGAGCTGATGAGCCATATGAGCCTCGGATCGCTCGTCGCCGCCGATACTCGCAACATCTTGACCGCCGAGTGGGAGATCGGCTGGCAGGACGTCGACGGCACCGAGGGAGAGCTCACCCTGACCTGGGACCGCTACATGAATCGATTCCTGAGGGTCTTCATCGGCCTCGATGTCGAGGGCGACGAGGACGATATCGACGACCCCCGCGGTGTCGCCGGCCTGCGCTACCTGCTGCCGTTCAACCTGGAGTCGAGCCTGTGGATCGACAGTGACGGAGAAGCCCGCTTGGGCCTCGAACGAACCTTCCACCTGACACCTCGCCTGGCGCTCATGCTCGAAGCCGAGTACGACACGCTCGAAGACTGGGAGGGGTTCGCACGCGCGTCCTACATGCTCAACCAGCGCATTGACGTGCTGGCCCAATGGCACTCGGACTACGGCTTCGGCACCGGCCTAGCCGTGCGCTTCTGA